GTCGATCCGGGCACGCTCGAGCGCGTCGATCCGCGTCCGCCGCTGAGCGTGATCGCGCCGGCCGCGCCGCCGAAGAAGCCGCCGCCGAAACCTCTCCTGTTCCAGCCTGTCGCCGAGGCCGCGGGCGTGATCGCAGCGGGCGGGCGCACGATCACCATCTCGGATGTCGATGTCGTGGGAGATGCAGAAACCTGCATACGCCCGGAAGGCGGCGAATGGCCGTGCGGCCGCGCTGCGCGCACCGCGTTCCGCTCTTTCCTGCGCAGCCGCGCGGTGACCTGCGACTTCCCCGAGGGCGAGGTTCCCGACCGGCTGTCGACGACCTGCCGCATTGGTCCGCGCGACATCGGCGAATGGCTGGTCGAGAACGGATGGGCGCGCGCAAACGGCGACAAATATGCCGGCAAGGCCAGGGCCGCGCAGGATGCCGGTCGCGGGATTTACGGCAAGGGTCCGGCCGCCCTGCCGCCCGAGCTTTCGCCTCCGGTCGATGTCCCGGCGAGTGGGGCCGCGCAGGCGCCGGCGGGCGCCAGCGACATATCGATCCTACCGTCCGAGATCGTCACGCCGCCCCGGGAGGGCGCATCGGAGGAGCAGCCTGAGGCCCAGCCGGAAGCTGCCGGGCCGGGCGAGGCCTCGCCCGGTCTCAGCCCGCTGCCGCCGCCGTCTTCGCCGCTCCGCTGAGCTCGCCCGCCAGTGCGCGATCGATGAGGGCCGCGGTTTCCTTGGCGCCATAGAGGGCCGCGAAGGAACCGAAGCGCGGTCCGCGCTCCTGGCCGATGACCACCTGGTAGATCATCTGGAAGAACGCGCCCGAGACGCCGGGCCCGCCGGTCGGGCTCTTCTTCTCGTGATCCTGGTAGCGCTCGATCTCTCGGGCCACATCAAGCGCGGCGTTCTGGATCGCCTCGCCGTCGGTGCCCGAGGGCAGGGCGCGCAGCTTGCCGGCAAGCTGCGTCAACGCTGCACGCTCCACGTCGTCCGGGGCGCGATAGACCTTGGACGGCTTCACGAAGTCATCGTAGTAGCGGATCGCGTAGCCCGCGAGCCTGTCGAGCTCAGGATGCGTGTCGGCGGTGACACCGGGCGCATAGCGCGAGATGAAGCCCCACAGCACGTTGCGGTCATGCGCATTCGAGGCGCTGACGAGGTTGAGCAGCAGCGCGAAGGTCACCGGCAGATCGATCACCGGCGGCTGGCCGTCATGCATGTGCCAGACCGGATTGCCGAGCCGCTCCTTCCAGTCCTGCCGCGGATAGGCGGAGAGGAACGAGTAATACTCGTCCACCGCCTTCGGGATGACGTCGAAATAGAGCTTCTTCGCCTGCCGCGGCCGCTGGAACATGTAGAGGCCGAGGCTCTCGGTCGGCGCGTAGGTCAGCCACTCGTCGATCGTCAGTCCGTTGCCCTTCGACTTGGAGATCTTCTGGCCGACCTCGTCCAGGAAGAGCTCGTAGACGAAGTGTTCCGGCGCATGCCCGCCCAGAATCACGCAGATGCGGTCGTAGATTGCCGCATTGGTCTGATGATCCTTGCCGAACATCTCGAAGTCGACACCGAGTGCCGCCCAGCGCATGCCGAAGTCGGGCTTCCACTGCAGCTTCACCGCGCCTCCCGTCACGGGCAGCGTCGTCTCGGTGCCGTCCTCGTCTTCGAAGGTGACTGTGCCGGCCTTCGCATCCACATGCTTCATCGGCACGTAGAGCACCCGGCCGGTCTTCGGCGAGATCGGCAGGAAGGGGCTGTAGGTCGCCTGGCGCTCGGGGCCGAGGGTGGGCAGCATCACCTTCATGATGTCGTCGTACTTTTCGGCGGCCTTCAGCAACACCGCATCGAACCGGCCGGACTTGTAATAGTCGGTGGCGCTGGCGAATTCGTAGTCGAAGCCGAACGTATCGAGGAAGCGGCGCAGCATCGCATTGTTGTGATGGCCGAAGCTCTCATAGTCGCCGCCGAACGGATTGGGCACGACGGTGAGCGGCATGTGCAGATAGGGTTCGAGGAAGGCGCGGTCCGGCACGTTGTCCGGGATCTTGCGCATGCCGTCCATGTCGTCGGAGAAGCAAAGGAGCCGCGTCGGCACCTTGTCCTCGGTCAGCACGCGGAAGGCGTGCCGCACCATGGAGGTGCGCGCCACCTCGCCGAACGTGCCGATATGCGGCAGGCCCGACGGTCCGTATCCGGTCTCGAACAGGATCGTCTGCGGCCAGTCGCGCCCCTTGTAGCGGGCGACGATCTTCTTCGCCTCCTCGAAGGGCCAGGCTTTGCTCTCATGCGCCGCGGCAACGATCTCGGGCGTGATGAGGGGAGCGGGGGCGGTCATGACATCTACCTTGTTGGCCGGCTTCGGCGCGGCTTGCTAGGTGCATTTGTCCGACGGTGTCAAGGAAAAGCCGGATCAACTGGTACGTGACACACGCTTCAACCGAGCCTCGGAATGCATCTTGAGCAGCAGATCGCGGATGTGAGCGAAGAAACGCGGTGGAAGCACTCCAAAATGAAATAGTCCCGACTTGCCTCGCGACACAGGCCGTAAATCCGGGCCGGGCCAGATAAAGTCGTTGGCCTCCGTGACCACGACGTAAGATCGCTCGCCGTCAAGACCGAGATGCGCCTTGAGTTGTGGCGGCATTTCGACTGCTTCGTCGCTTTGTTTTGGAACCGCGTGTGTGATGGGCAATACCGTTGCGACGAGCAGGCGCGTTTCCAGGCTGCGCATTGCAGCGATCACGCAAGGCCGGTCCTTGACGCCCTCGTCCAGTCCGGCGCGGTCTTCTGACCACCATAGATACGAATAGTTGATGACTAAACCGGGAATGGGAACCGGTAAGGTCAAGGCTTCCAGTCGCCAAG
The Mesorhizobium australicum genome window above contains:
- a CDS encoding thermonuclease family protein → MPRTVAPSIIAVPPVDPGTLERVDPRPPLSVIAPAAPPKKPPPKPLLFQPVAEAAGVIAAGGRTITISDVDVVGDAETCIRPEGGEWPCGRAARTAFRSFLRSRAVTCDFPEGEVPDRLSTTCRIGPRDIGEWLVENGWARANGDKYAGKARAAQDAGRGIYGKGPAALPPELSPPVDVPASGAAQAPAGASDISILPSEIVTPPREGASEEQPEAQPEAAGPGEASPGLSPLPPPSSPLR
- a CDS encoding lysine--tRNA ligase; this encodes MTAPAPLITPEIVAAAHESKAWPFEEAKKIVARYKGRDWPQTILFETGYGPSGLPHIGTFGEVARTSMVRHAFRVLTEDKVPTRLLCFSDDMDGMRKIPDNVPDRAFLEPYLHMPLTVVPNPFGGDYESFGHHNNAMLRRFLDTFGFDYEFASATDYYKSGRFDAVLLKAAEKYDDIMKVMLPTLGPERQATYSPFLPISPKTGRVLYVPMKHVDAKAGTVTFEDEDGTETTLPVTGGAVKLQWKPDFGMRWAALGVDFEMFGKDHQTNAAIYDRICVILGGHAPEHFVYELFLDEVGQKISKSKGNGLTIDEWLTYAPTESLGLYMFQRPRQAKKLYFDVIPKAVDEYYSFLSAYPRQDWKERLGNPVWHMHDGQPPVIDLPVTFALLLNLVSASNAHDRNVLWGFISRYAPGVTADTHPELDRLAGYAIRYYDDFVKPSKVYRAPDDVERAALTQLAGKLRALPSGTDGEAIQNAALDVAREIERYQDHEKKSPTGGPGVSGAFFQMIYQVVIGQERGPRFGSFAALYGAKETAALIDRALAGELSGAAKTAAAAG